One Orrella dioscoreae genomic window carries:
- a CDS encoding amidohydrolase, with translation MAHPDVIFFNGRITTLDRANPTASAVAVRDGRYVAVGQDVQVLALAGEATRRIDLQGRGVLPGLHDNHTHVVRGGLNYNMELRWDGVRSLADAMDMLRRQVAVTPAPQWVRVVGGFTEHQFIEKRLPTLEEINAAAPDTPVFLLHLYDRALLNGAALRAVGYTRDTPEPPGGQILRDGQGNPTGLLLAKPNATILYATLAKGPKLPLEYQVNSTQHFMRELNRLGVTGVIDAGGGYQNYPDDYAVIQQLADEDKMTVRLAYNLFTQKPKEEKEDFLKWTASVKYKQGNDYFRHNGAGEMLVFSAADFEDFRQPRPDLAPEMEGELEEVVRVLAQNRWPWRLHATYDETISRALDVFEKVNQDIPLQGLNWFFDHAETISERSMDRVAALGGGIAAQHRMAYQGEYFVEQYGAAAAEATPPVARMLEKGVKVSAGTDATRVASYNPWVSLSWMVTGKTVGGLRITPRRNCLDRETALRMWTENVAWFSNEEGQRGRVQVGQFADLIVPSKDYFACSEDELSFLTSDMTVVGGRVVYGAGAFAANDDNPLPPAMPDWSPPRRFGGYAAWGEPEGAGRNSLGHVRYQAMAACACASSCGLHGHDHARSWGASAPVSDLKGFFGALGCSCWAV, from the coding sequence GTGGCGCATCCTGACGTCATCTTCTTCAACGGCCGCATCACCACCCTGGACCGCGCCAACCCCACCGCCAGCGCCGTTGCCGTGCGCGATGGCCGCTATGTTGCCGTGGGGCAGGACGTGCAAGTGCTGGCGCTGGCAGGCGAGGCCACGCGCCGCATCGACCTGCAAGGCCGCGGCGTGCTTCCGGGCCTGCATGACAACCACACGCACGTGGTGCGCGGCGGCCTGAACTACAACATGGAACTGCGCTGGGACGGCGTGCGTTCGCTGGCCGACGCCATGGACATGCTCAGGCGCCAGGTCGCCGTCACGCCGGCGCCGCAATGGGTGCGCGTGGTGGGGGGCTTCACCGAGCATCAGTTCATCGAGAAGCGCCTGCCCACGCTGGAAGAGATCAACGCGGCGGCGCCCGATACACCGGTGTTCCTGCTGCACCTGTACGACCGCGCCCTGTTGAATGGGGCGGCCCTGCGCGCCGTGGGATACACCAGGGACACGCCCGAGCCGCCCGGCGGCCAGATCCTGCGCGACGGCCAAGGCAATCCCACGGGCCTGTTGCTGGCCAAGCCGAACGCCACCATTCTTTATGCCACGCTGGCCAAGGGCCCCAAGCTGCCGCTGGAATACCAGGTCAATTCCACGCAGCACTTCATGCGCGAGCTGAACCGCCTGGGCGTCACGGGCGTCATCGACGCGGGCGGCGGCTACCAGAACTATCCCGATGACTACGCCGTCATCCAGCAGTTGGCCGACGAAGACAAGATGACGGTGCGCCTGGCCTACAACCTCTTCACGCAGAAGCCCAAGGAAGAGAAGGAAGACTTCCTGAAGTGGACGGCGTCCGTGAAGTACAAGCAGGGCAACGATTACTTCCGCCACAACGGCGCGGGCGAGATGCTGGTGTTCTCGGCCGCCGACTTCGAGGATTTCCGCCAGCCGCGACCGGACCTGGCGCCGGAAATGGAAGGCGAGCTGGAAGAGGTCGTGCGCGTGTTGGCGCAGAACCGCTGGCCCTGGCGCCTGCATGCCACCTACGACGAAACCATTTCGCGTGCGCTGGACGTGTTCGAGAAGGTCAACCAGGACATCCCCCTGCAGGGCCTGAACTGGTTCTTCGACCATGCCGAGACGATCTCCGAGCGTTCCATGGATCGTGTCGCCGCGCTGGGCGGCGGTATTGCCGCGCAGCACCGCATGGCGTATCAAGGCGAGTATTTCGTCGAGCAGTATGGCGCGGCGGCTGCCGAAGCCACGCCGCCCGTCGCCCGCATGCTGGAAAAGGGCGTGAAGGTGTCGGCCGGCACCGATGCCACGCGCGTGGCCTCCTATAACCCGTGGGTGTCGCTGTCTTGGATGGTCACCGGCAAGACCGTGGGCGGCCTGCGCATCACGCCGCGGCGCAATTGCCTGGACCGCGAGACCGCGCTGCGCATGTGGACCGAGAACGTCGCCTGGTTCTCCAATGAGGAAGGCCAGCGCGGCCGCGTGCAGGTGGGCCAGTTCGCCGACCTGATCGTGCCCAGCAAGGATTACTTCGCGTGCAGCGAGGACGAGCTCTCCTTCCTGACTTCCGACATGACCGTTGTGGGCGGACGGGTGGTGTACGGCGCGGGCGCGTTCGCCGCGAACGACGACAATCCGCTGCCGCCCGCCATGCCGGACTGGTCGCCCCCGCGCCGTTTCGGCGGTTATGCCGCCTGGGGCGAGCCCGAGGGCGCCGGCCGCAATTCGCTGGGCCATGTGCGCTACCAGGCCATGGCCGCCTGCGCGTGCGCATCATCCTGCGGCCTGCACGGCCACGACCACGCGCGTTCCTGGGGCGCGTCGGCGCCGGTGTCGGACCTGAAGGGCTTCTTCGGGGCGCTGGGCTGCTCGTGCTGGGCGGTGTAG
- a CDS encoding S9 family peptidase, translated as MAFPVIPAPRADRKDHWIEQLGRSRNDPYAWLKFIPRTGTRTLDTLPAPLAEYLQAEMDYADGMVAAMAPEIAQFRARMHARAPEIDVPLPASSRGWRYDFKLPAGRAHRVFTRISRDGDTQVLFDEAQRAQGHAYYRATDHQHSPDDRYFAWAEDVVGDDRHRLCVLDMESGTIQTLVESDAFGYGGLIFSPSSRYLFWLWRDAHSRPTRLYRTPVGGGEAVLVHEEHDPAVFMQVARTAANGFVALTIAGPDIAEVRLLAADAETAPPRVVRARERGITYTVDEWAGALLMLTDADGAIDRKLLALDPADLAVQRELVPHREGMPIVSILPFAQALVRLERQDGLHRLVLRLADGREIPIAFDDPAYAIQLVPGQEYAAAHVRIVHQTPAHPPRWLDVDLTTGACKRVGEERLRGFDPSAYRVERLEAVAPDGARVPITVLSRRDMPAASHAPLLLTGYGAYGFSSEPSFSLPATALVDAGFRYAIAHVRGGSEKGRRWFLEGRRFQKRNSMTDFIACAKHLRDTGRAEPGKIVAHGLSAGGLLVCGAMNIEPGLWAGVIAQVPFVDMLNTMSDADHPLVPLFRPDWGDPLADPEAYDYIASISPYENAVRDAYPPVLCTAGLKDDRVPYWEPAKLIANIRHHSAAGNPAILVLDPDSGHQTSGGQDSVYAEAALLWAFAQRCVQARD; from the coding sequence ATGGCTTTTCCCGTCATTCCCGCGCCGCGGGCAGACCGCAAGGACCACTGGATCGAGCAGTTGGGCCGCAGCAGGAACGATCCCTATGCCTGGTTGAAGTTCATCCCGCGTACCGGCACGCGCACGCTGGATACCTTGCCTGCGCCGCTGGCCGAATACCTGCAGGCCGAAATGGACTACGCGGATGGCATGGTGGCCGCGATGGCGCCCGAGATCGCGCAGTTTCGCGCGCGCATGCACGCCAGGGCGCCCGAGATCGACGTGCCGCTGCCGGCGTCTTCCCGGGGCTGGCGCTACGATTTCAAGCTGCCGGCGGGGCGCGCGCATCGCGTCTTCACGCGCATCTCGCGCGATGGCGACACGCAGGTCCTGTTCGACGAGGCGCAGCGCGCCCAGGGCCATGCGTATTACCGCGCGACCGACCACCAGCACAGCCCGGATGACCGCTACTTCGCCTGGGCCGAGGACGTCGTGGGGGATGACCGGCATCGCCTCTGCGTGCTCGACATGGAAAGCGGCACCATCCAGACCCTGGTGGAAAGCGATGCCTTCGGCTATGGCGGCCTGATCTTCTCGCCGTCGTCGCGCTACCTGTTCTGGCTCTGGCGCGACGCGCACAGCCGGCCGACGCGGCTGTACCGCACGCCTGTCGGGGGGGGCGAGGCGGTGCTCGTCCATGAAGAGCATGACCCGGCCGTGTTCATGCAGGTGGCGCGCACGGCGGCCAACGGCTTCGTCGCGCTGACCATTGCCGGACCGGATATCGCCGAGGTCCGCCTGCTGGCGGCCGATGCGGAAACCGCGCCGCCCCGGGTGGTGCGCGCCCGTGAGCGCGGCATCACCTATACCGTGGACGAATGGGCCGGCGCCCTGCTGATGCTGACGGATGCGGATGGCGCCATCGATCGCAAGCTGCTGGCGCTGGATCCCGCCGACCTCGCCGTCCAGCGCGAACTGGTGCCGCATCGCGAGGGCATGCCCATCGTGTCCATCCTGCCGTTCGCGCAAGCACTGGTGCGCCTGGAGCGGCAGGATGGCCTGCACCGGCTGGTGCTGCGGCTGGCGGACGGCCGCGAGATTCCCATCGCGTTCGATGATCCTGCCTACGCGATCCAGCTCGTGCCAGGCCAGGAATACGCCGCGGCTCACGTGCGCATCGTGCACCAGACGCCTGCCCATCCGCCGCGCTGGCTCGACGTGGACCTGACGACCGGTGCCTGCAAGCGGGTGGGCGAGGAGCGGCTGCGTGGCTTCGACCCTTCGGCCTACCGGGTGGAAAGGCTGGAGGCCGTGGCGCCCGATGGCGCGCGGGTGCCCATCACCGTCCTGTCCCGTCGCGACATGCCCGCGGCGTCGCACGCGCCGCTGCTGCTGACCGGCTACGGCGCCTATGGCTTCTCCAGCGAGCCGTCGTTTTCCTTGCCCGCGACGGCGCTGGTCGATGCCGGGTTCCGGTATGCCATCGCGCATGTGCGTGGCGGATCGGAGAAGGGGCGACGCTGGTTCCTGGAGGGCCGCCGTTTCCAGAAGCGCAACTCGATGACCGATTTCATCGCGTGTGCCAAACACCTGCGCGACACGGGCCGAGCCGAACCCGGCAAGATCGTCGCGCACGGCCTGTCCGCCGGCGGCCTGCTGGTCTGCGGGGCCATGAACATCGAACCCGGATTGTGGGCGGGCGTGATCGCCCAGGTGCCGTTCGTGGACATGCTCAACACGATGAGCGATGCGGACCATCCGCTGGTGCCGCTGTTCCGGCCGGACTGGGGCGATCCGCTGGCCGACCCCGAGGCCTATGACTACATCGCGTCGATATCGCCCTACGAGAACGCAGTGCGGGATGCCTATCCACCCGTGCTGTGCACGGCAGGCCTGAAGGACGACCGCGTGCCCTATTGGGAACCAGCGAAGCTGATCGCCAACATCCGCCATCACTCGGCGGCGGGCAACCCGGCCATCCTGGTGCTGGACCCTGACAGCGGCCACCAGACCAGCGGCGGCCAGGACAGTGTCTATGCCGAGGCGGCACTGCTGTGGGCCTTCGCGCAGCGCTGCGTCCAGGCCCGGGACTGA
- a CDS encoding MFS transporter, which yields MADQTNDPRHDRSHGHDHGAEAAATAPVAQSSSSFAPLRQKLFLVLWIATVLGNIGSFIRDVASAWIMTDLSPSPAAVALVQAAATLPIFLLAIPAGVLSDILDRRKFLIAIQFLLASVSICLMGLAASGLQTVTSLVLLTFVGGIGAALMGPTWQAIVPELVERKDLKNAVALNSLGINIARAIGPALGGLILAAMGAAFTYGMDVASYLFVIAALFWWKRPVAKADALTERFGGAFRAGLRYARASRALHVVLVRAFCFFALASSVWALLPLVARNLLGGGAGFYGILLGSVGLGAILGAILMPSLRKALSADGLVLTAALVTASVMAFLSFAPPQWAAVLSLLLLGAAWITALTTMNGVAQAILPNWVRGRSLAVYLTVFNGAMTAGSLTWGAVAQWTSVPVTLLIGAAGLAGVALVSHRLTLPKGDADLVPSSHWPEPLTAEPVAHDRGPVMILIEYRVDRADREPFLAALAELSAERRRDGAYAWGVTEDTADPGLMVEWFQVESWAEHLRQHQRVSKADADVQASVLRFHRGEGRAVVRHLLAAERGQR from the coding sequence ATGGCGGATCAGACGAACGACCCCAGGCACGACCGCAGCCACGGCCATGACCACGGCGCCGAGGCCGCCGCGACGGCGCCGGTGGCGCAATCGTCCAGCAGCTTCGCGCCGTTGCGGCAGAAGCTCTTCCTGGTGCTGTGGATCGCCACGGTCCTGGGTAACATCGGCAGCTTCATCCGGGACGTGGCCAGTGCCTGGATCATGACCGACCTCTCCCCCTCGCCGGCGGCCGTGGCCCTGGTGCAGGCGGCCGCCACCCTGCCGATCTTCCTGCTGGCCATCCCGGCAGGCGTGCTGTCCGACATCCTGGACCGCCGCAAATTCCTGATCGCCATCCAGTTCCTGCTGGCCTCGGTCAGCATCTGCCTGATGGGGTTGGCGGCCTCGGGCCTGCAGACCGTCACGTCGCTGGTGCTGCTTACTTTCGTGGGCGGCATCGGCGCGGCGCTCATGGGACCGACCTGGCAGGCCATCGTGCCGGAGCTGGTCGAGCGCAAGGACCTGAAGAATGCCGTGGCGCTGAATTCGCTGGGCATCAACATCGCCCGCGCCATCGGTCCCGCGCTGGGCGGCCTGATCCTGGCCGCCATGGGGGCGGCGTTCACCTATGGCATGGACGTCGCCAGCTACCTCTTCGTGATCGCCGCGCTCTTCTGGTGGAAGCGTCCGGTGGCCAAGGCCGATGCGCTCACCGAAAGGTTCGGCGGCGCCTTCCGCGCCGGTCTGCGCTATGCCCGCGCCAGCCGGGCGCTGCACGTGGTGCTGGTGCGCGCCTTCTGCTTCTTCGCGCTGGCCAGTTCGGTCTGGGCCTTGCTGCCGCTGGTGGCGCGCAATCTGCTGGGCGGCGGGGCCGGCTTCTACGGCATCCTGCTGGGGTCGGTGGGCCTGGGCGCGATCCTGGGCGCCATCCTCATGCCCAGCCTGCGCAAGGCGTTGTCGGCCGATGGCCTGGTGCTGACCGCCGCGCTGGTCACGGCGTCCGTCATGGCTTTCCTGTCCTTCGCGCCGCCGCAGTGGGCCGCCGTGCTGTCCCTGCTGTTGCTGGGCGCGGCCTGGATCACCGCGCTCACCACGATGAACGGCGTGGCGCAGGCCATCCTGCCGAACTGGGTGCGCGGGCGCTCGCTGGCGGTGTACCTGACCGTCTTCAACGGCGCCATGACTGCCGGCAGCCTGACCTGGGGCGCCGTGGCGCAGTGGACCTCGGTGCCGGTCACGCTGCTGATCGGCGCGGCAGGCCTGGCTGGGGTGGCCCTCGTGTCGCACCGGCTCACGCTGCCCAAGGGAGACGCCGATCTCGTGCCTTCCAGCCATTGGCCCGAACCGCTCACGGCAGAGCCCGTCGCCCATGATCGCGGCCCGGTCATGATCCTCATCGAGTACCGCGTCGACCGCGCCGACCGCGAGCCCTTCCTCGCGGCGCTTGCCGAGCTGTCCGCCGAACGCCGCCGCGACGGGGCCTATGCCTGGGGCGTCACCGAGGACACGGCCGATCCGGGCTTGATGGTGGAATGGTTCCAGGTGGAGTCCTGGGCCGAACACCTGCGCCAGCATCAGCGCGTGTCGAAGGCCGACGCCGATGTGCAGGCGTCCGTGCTGCGCTTCCATCGCGGCGAGGGCCGTGCGGTGGTGCGTCACCTGCTGGCGGCCGAACGAGGCCAGCGGTAA
- a CDS encoding MFS transporter produces the protein MSATDIPPDGQAPAPAAWTPRALFTVAFLGITAGTQMSDMGVQSLSLSAIQRSFEVSDAALGGLQGLAGVLVGSLVAIPLSRFADRYSRRLVLLCLILASTALMVLSAFAPNFPLFFIGRSAASITEFAMIPLVYSMIPDLAPERDRVLANLSFAALMAAGASCGFYFGGAIIDTAAGLFPFAMAPWRKAFLLLSLAGIPLLLFGLLTSDPPRHIGNANPRLTVSLGVFLKQRWQSVGLFVGVAGCLMIAVQSVNQLIALALERRFDAELATIGHAMGLIVLVASVGCLPVAGLLDRMLRRFVGRAARPMIMGAGALAAIPFAAMLAAAPGIDRALWIVGGFMLLTSTANALVPTMLQDLTPASLRARSFAVWSFVVSVFSATGPLVAGTLSDHVFGKHLLHAITVTAIPALALSALCAARSFMRTRREAAGEAATAT, from the coding sequence ATGAGCGCCACCGATATCCCCCCGGACGGCCAGGCCCCGGCCCCCGCCGCCTGGACACCCCGCGCGCTGTTCACCGTCGCCTTCCTGGGCATCACCGCCGGCACGCAGATGAGCGACATGGGCGTGCAGTCGCTCTCGCTCTCGGCCATCCAGCGCAGCTTCGAGGTCAGCGACGCCGCGCTGGGCGGGCTGCAGGGCCTGGCGGGCGTGCTGGTCGGCAGCCTGGTCGCCATCCCGCTGTCGCGCTTCGCCGACCGCTATTCGCGCCGGCTCGTGCTGCTGTGCCTGATCCTGGCGTCCACCGCGCTGATGGTGCTGAGCGCCTTCGCGCCCAATTTCCCGCTTTTCTTCATCGGCCGATCCGCCGCCAGCATCACCGAGTTCGCGATGATCCCGCTGGTCTATTCGATGATCCCGGACCTCGCCCCCGAGCGGGATCGCGTGCTGGCCAACCTCAGCTTCGCGGCGCTGATGGCGGCCGGGGCCAGTTGCGGCTTCTATTTCGGCGGGGCGATCATCGACACCGCTGCAGGCCTCTTCCCCTTCGCGATGGCGCCGTGGCGCAAGGCCTTCCTGCTGCTGTCGCTGGCGGGCATTCCCCTGCTGCTCTTCGGCCTGCTGACGAGCGATCCGCCCCGCCACATCGGCAATGCCAATCCGCGCCTGACGGTGTCGCTGGGCGTCTTCCTGAAGCAGCGTTGGCAATCCGTGGGCCTCTTCGTCGGCGTCGCGGGCTGCCTGATGATCGCCGTGCAGTCGGTGAACCAGCTCATTGCCCTGGCGCTGGAGCGCCGGTTCGATGCCGAGCTTGCCACCATCGGCCACGCGATGGGCCTGATCGTGCTGGTCGCCAGCGTCGGCTGCCTGCCGGTGGCGGGCCTGCTCGACCGCATGCTGCGGCGCTTTGTCGGCCGCGCGGCGCGCCCGATGATCATGGGCGCGGGTGCGCTGGCGGCCATCCCCTTCGCGGCCATGCTGGCCGCGGCGCCCGGCATCGACCGGGCGTTGTGGATCGTGGGCGGCTTCATGCTGCTGACCAGCACGGCGAACGCGCTGGTGCCGACCATGTTGCAGGACCTGACGCCGGCCTCGCTGCGGGCGCGCAGTTTCGCCGTCTGGAGCTTCGTGGTCTCGGTGTTTTCCGCGACAGGGCCCCTGGTGGCGGGCACCTTGTCGGATCATGTGTTCGGCAAGCACCTGCTGCACGCCATCACGGTGACCGCCATCCCGGCGCTGGCGCTGTCGGCCCTGTGCGCTGCCCGCTCGTTCATGCGGACGCGGCGCGAAGCAGCCGGCGAGGCCGCCACGGCCACCTGA
- a CDS encoding FecR domain-containing protein, whose protein sequence is MTASATAPLPPHAAMAQAADWYALLRSGEASATDHARWREWLHAADTHQQAWRYVERIGQRLAPIQDGPERQAATTALRTLHEPPPRRRRQALLALAGLAGASLAWSAWRHTSLPQVVAGWTADHHADRGEVRHVLLPDGGDVWLSALSAVDVLYSAGERRLRLRTGEILVQTHADPAGRPFLVETAHGTLRALGTRYLVRQAAQDTLAAVYEGAVEITPASGGRSTLLSAGQERRFTRDTVSDVSHADPARAAWRQGVLIANGMPLGEVVAALQPYQWGHISLAPDIAGLPVFGSYPVTDPSRTLAMLASVMPIQVRQPMAWWTSVDARP, encoded by the coding sequence GTGACCGCCAGCGCGACCGCGCCGCTGCCGCCGCACGCCGCGATGGCGCAGGCAGCGGACTGGTACGCCTTGCTGCGCTCGGGCGAGGCCTCTGCCACCGACCATGCGCGCTGGCGCGAATGGCTGCACGCCGCCGATACCCACCAGCAGGCCTGGCGCTATGTCGAGCGCATCGGGCAGCGCCTGGCCCCCATCCAGGACGGCCCCGAGCGGCAGGCGGCCACCACCGCGCTGCGTACCCTGCATGAGCCCCCTCCCCGCCGCCGCCGGCAGGCGCTGCTGGCCCTGGCAGGCCTGGCCGGCGCAAGCCTGGCCTGGTCCGCCTGGCGCCACACCTCGCTGCCCCAGGTGGTGGCGGGCTGGACCGCCGACCACCACGCCGATCGCGGCGAAGTGCGTCACGTACTCCTGCCCGACGGCGGCGATGTCTGGCTGAGCGCGCTGAGCGCCGTGGACGTGCTGTACAGCGCCGGAGAGCGCCGGCTGCGGCTGCGCACGGGCGAAATCCTGGTGCAGACGCACGCAGACCCGGCAGGCCGGCCTTTCCTGGTCGAGACGGCGCACGGCACGCTGCGCGCACTGGGCACGCGCTATCTGGTCAGGCAGGCAGCGCAGGACACCCTGGCTGCCGTCTATGAGGGCGCGGTGGAGATCACCCCGGCCAGCGGCGGTCGCAGCACCCTGCTGTCCGCCGGCCAGGAGCGACGCTTCACGCGCGACACCGTCAGCGACGTCAGCCACGCGGATCCGGCCCGCGCGGCCTGGCGCCAGGGCGTTCTGATCGCCAATGGCATGCCGCTGGGCGAGGTCGTCGCGGCCCTGCAGCCCTATCAATGGGGCCACATCAGCCTTGCGCCCGACATTGCGGGCCTGCCTGTCTTTGGCAGCTATCCGGTCACCGACCCGTCCCGGACGCTGGCCATGCTCGCGTCGGTCATGCCGATCCAGGTGCGCCAGCCGATGGCCTGGTGGACGTCGGTGGACGCTCGACCATAA
- a CDS encoding TonB-dependent receptor has protein sequence MPTLLSSDAIRAASSRPAHAWRLSLTLTLAAAFVAPPPLSAQTASAQAGVTRAYAIPAGPLDQVLSRLAAESGLLLAATPELVAGRQSNGVQGQLGDQQALQRALSGTGLAATQEAPRQFRLAPVPASTGQTSQLAPVTVTAVTHASAPPEPYAGGQVARGARLGMLGNLDMMSTPFSVTAYTAETIRNQQARSLTDVMANDPAVESGGPWYFDNFYIRGISVHRSEIGFDGLYGIASAEGVQLEGIERVEVLKGPSTLINGTSPRGTAGGAINLVPKRAEDTPITRLHTDFLSDGNVGAHVDLGRRFGADQAFGIRLNAAHRDGRTAVDNESLRASNVTLGLDYRSERLRVSADVGASDQFIRGAKSNFFVTSAELPDAPRGDVSVWPRWSYQDKEHVFGMLRAEYDVNDAITLGAAYGAAESHRKMNTPWGVLENTAGDISFSASALEEKTETRSGELNLRVRFDTGPVRHETVLALTDYRSDISGFQPQANYGALTNLYRPTPLPEPVGLDFDQPRVQLSDTRLRSYAVTDTLSMLDDRLLLTLGLRHQKIDVSAYHWQTGAFQTNYTRSSNTPAAGLVVKPWRDVSLYANYVEALAQGDRAPDTAVNANEVFAPFVSRQMEVGTKIDWGRYSTTLSAFQIRRPSGILGADNVYRIAGEQRNRGLELQVFGEPVQGLRVLGGVAWTRARLTETPDGQFNGNRASGMPDWSVKLGAELDIPQVPGLTATARVLHTSSIPFDAANTDTLPAWTRFDLGARYATRIAERKVVFRASVENVFNRRYWDSAPAYQVVTYAAPRTYMLSASIDF, from the coding sequence ATGCCCACCCTTCTTTCCAGCGACGCCATCCGCGCCGCCTCGTCCCGCCCGGCCCACGCCTGGCGCCTATCGTTGACGCTTACCCTGGCCGCCGCCTTCGTCGCGCCGCCGCCACTCTCGGCCCAGACTGCCAGCGCCCAGGCGGGTGTCACGCGTGCCTATGCCATTCCGGCAGGCCCCCTGGACCAGGTGCTGTCGCGCCTGGCCGCCGAATCCGGCCTGTTGCTGGCCGCCACGCCCGAACTCGTGGCAGGCCGCCAGAGCAACGGCGTGCAAGGCCAACTGGGCGACCAGCAAGCCCTGCAGCGCGCCCTGTCCGGCACGGGTCTGGCCGCCACGCAGGAAGCGCCGCGGCAATTCCGCCTGGCGCCCGTACCCGCCAGCACGGGCCAGACCAGCCAGCTGGCGCCGGTGACCGTAACGGCGGTGACCCACGCAAGCGCCCCGCCCGAACCCTACGCGGGTGGGCAGGTGGCGCGTGGCGCGCGCCTGGGCATGCTGGGCAACCTCGACATGATGAGCACGCCGTTCAGCGTGACCGCGTATACGGCGGAGACGATCCGCAACCAGCAGGCGCGCAGCCTGACGGACGTGATGGCCAACGATCCGGCGGTGGAATCGGGCGGCCCCTGGTACTTCGACAACTTCTACATCCGCGGCATCAGCGTGCACCGCTCGGAGATCGGCTTCGACGGGCTGTATGGCATCGCCAGCGCCGAGGGCGTGCAACTGGAAGGCATCGAGCGCGTGGAAGTGCTGAAGGGCCCCAGCACCCTGATCAACGGCACCTCTCCGCGCGGCACGGCAGGCGGCGCCATCAACCTGGTGCCCAAACGCGCGGAGGACACGCCGATCACGCGGCTGCACACCGACTTCCTGAGCGACGGGAATGTCGGCGCGCACGTGGACCTCGGCCGCCGCTTCGGCGCCGACCAGGCGTTCGGCATACGACTGAATGCAGCGCACCGGGACGGCAGGACCGCCGTCGACAACGAGAGCCTGCGTGCGTCGAACGTCACGCTGGGGCTGGACTATCGCAGCGAGCGGCTGCGCGTCAGCGCGGACGTCGGCGCAAGCGACCAGTTCATCCGGGGTGCAAAAAGCAATTTCTTCGTGACATCGGCCGAATTGCCGGACGCGCCGCGGGGCGACGTCAGCGTGTGGCCGCGCTGGTCGTACCAGGACAAGGAGCATGTCTTCGGCATGCTGCGCGCCGAATACGACGTGAACGATGCCATCACGCTGGGCGCGGCCTATGGCGCGGCGGAATCGCACCGCAAGATGAACACGCCCTGGGGCGTGCTGGAGAACACCGCGGGCGACATCAGTTTCTCGGCCAGCGCGCTGGAGGAAAAAACCGAGACGCGCAGCGGCGAGCTGAACCTGCGCGTGCGCTTCGACACCGGTCCCGTCAGGCACGAGACGGTCCTGGCGCTGACCGACTATCGCTCCGACATCTCGGGCTTCCAGCCCCAGGCGAACTATGGGGCGCTGACGAACCTGTACCGTCCGACGCCCTTGCCCGAGCCGGTCGGCCTGGATTTCGACCAGCCGCGCGTGCAATTGTCGGATACCCGCCTGCGCAGCTATGCCGTCACGGACACCCTGTCCATGCTGGACGACCGGCTGCTGCTGACCCTGGGCCTGCGTCACCAGAAGATCGACGTGTCGGCCTATCACTGGCAGACGGGCGCATTCCAGACGAACTACACGCGCAGCAGCAACACGCCGGCGGCGGGTTTGGTGGTGAAGCCCTGGCGCGACGTCTCGCTGTACGCGAACTATGTCGAGGCGCTGGCGCAAGGCGACAGGGCGCCGGACACCGCGGTGAACGCGAATGAGGTCTTCGCGCCCTTCGTCTCGCGGCAGATGGAGGTGGGCACGAAGATCGACTGGGGCCGCTACAGCACGACGCTCAGCGCCTTCCAGATCCGTCGTCCCAGCGGCATCCTCGGGGCCGACAACGTGTATCGCATCGCCGGTGAACAACGAAACCGGGGGCTGGAGCTGCAGGTCTTCGGCGAACCCGTGCAGGGCCTGCGCGTGCTGGGCGGCGTGGCCTGGACGCGCGCGCGCCTGACTGAAACGCCCGACGGCCAGTTCAACGGCAACAGGGCCAGCGGCATGCCGGACTGGTCGGTGAAACTGGGCGCCGAACTGGACATCCCGCAGGTGCCTGGCCTGACCGCGACGGCACGCGTGCTGCACACGTCGTCGATCCCCTTCGACGCGGCCAACACCGACACCCTGCCCGCCTGGACCCGCTTCGACCTGGGCGCGCGCTATGCCACGCGCATCGCCGAGCGCAAGGTGGTGTTCCGTGCCAGCGTCGAGAATGTGTTCAACCGCCGCTACTGGGATTCGGCGCCCGCCTACCAGGTGGTGACGTACGCCGCGCCGCGCACCTACATGCTGTCGGCGAGCATCGACTTCTGA
- a CDS encoding DsbA family oxidoreductase, translating into MSQATGKISIDFVSDVACPWCAVGLGSLLAAIARVKDTVQVELRLQPFELNPDMPAGGEPTLARLEKKYGYSREQLNANRAVISERAAAVGMPVRMTEDDKSYNTFDAHRLLHWAGLQGQDPQVALKKALLKTYHHDNRDTSATDVLLQAVKDAGLDVADARAVLESGRHADDVRAEEEKWQNAGISSVPAVIINDEYLVSGAQQVEVFEQALLQVAGERKA; encoded by the coding sequence ATGAGCCAAGCCACCGGCAAGATTTCCATCGATTTCGTCTCCGACGTCGCCTGCCCCTGGTGCGCCGTCGGCCTGGGCAGCCTGCTGGCCGCCATCGCCCGCGTCAAGGACACGGTGCAGGTCGAACTGCGGCTGCAGCCCTTCGAACTGAATCCGGACATGCCGGCAGGCGGCGAGCCCACGCTGGCGCGGCTGGAAAAAAAATACGGCTACAGCCGTGAACAATTGAACGCCAACCGCGCGGTCATCAGCGAACGTGCGGCGGCGGTCGGCATGCCCGTTCGCATGACCGAGGACGACAAGTCCTACAACACCTTCGACGCGCATCGCCTGCTGCACTGGGCGGGCCTGCAGGGGCAGGACCCGCAGGTCGCCCTGAAGAAGGCCCTGCTGAAGACCTATCACCACGACAACCGCGACACCAGCGCCACCGACGTGCTGCTGCAGGCCGTGAAGGACGCGGGCCTGGACGTGGCCGATGCCCGCGCCGTGCTGGAGAGCGGCCGCCATGCCGACGACGTGCGGGCGGAAGAGGAAAAGTGGCAGAACGCCGGCATTTCTTCCGTGCCCGCGGTCATCATCAATGACGAATACCTGGTGTCGGGCGCGCAGCAGGTGGAGGTGTTCGAGCAGGCCTTGCTGCAGGTGGCGGGCGAGCGCAAGGCTTGA